The Diospyros lotus cultivar Yz01 chromosome 15, ASM1463336v1, whole genome shotgun sequence genome has a window encoding:
- the LOC127791355 gene encoding V-type proton ATPase subunit e2, with amino-acid sequence MGFFVTTLIFALIGVIASLCTRICFNRGPSTNLFHLTLVITATVCCWMMWAIVYLAQMKPLIVPILSEGE; translated from the exons ATGGGGTTTTTTGTGACAACCCTAATTTTTGCCCTGATCGGAGTTATTGCGTCTCTCTGCACCAGAATCTGCTTCAACAGAGGGCCTTCTACAAATCT GTTCCACCTAACCTTAGTTATTACTGCAACAGTATGCTGCTGGATGAT GTGGGCAATTGTGTACCTTGCACAGATGAAACCACTCATTGTCCCAATTTTGAGTGAAGGGGAATAA